One genomic segment of Penaeus chinensis breed Huanghai No. 1 chromosome 24, ASM1920278v2, whole genome shotgun sequence includes these proteins:
- the LOC125038169 gene encoding carbohydrate sulfotransferase 9-like: METLRWKCNCLHSPLVRSLLLRARKRAFILLACGGFLLFHSWFGLQSGLRRIYLDDRIFEGDDGSAEESYDVTQRLLDRKENLLQKCSEMEGKLENRREDSGFKSMVKAKLLYNAEYKLMVCVVTKAGASTWRRHMLTLLGLDEEDMRHTRKYAKLIEANKMIGNREMKDVLLNPHTTWVMNTRHPLERLVSTYRDKFMDGNDPEEERLIEYVKWTKRDEAFVNNSITFPEFLDAVVLDNEWNGRAGMYHYLRPSSTVCSPCVLSYDYIIRTETFSEDLNCIANKLQLEGIDPALRVNNKSGGSHSSKYREYYKGIPSEVLRGIYFIYEEDFFLFGFDLPPFLLVALREW, translated from the exons ATGGAGACTCTTCGGTGGAAGTGCAATTGTTTACACTCTCCTCTCgtccgctccctcctccttcgggcCCGCAAGAGAGCCTTCATCCTGCTCGCGTGTGGGGGGTTCCTGCTCTTCCACTCTTGGTTCGGCCTCCAGAGTGGACTCAGGAGGATATACCTCGACGATCGGATATTCGAAGGAGACGATGGATCCGCAGAGGAAAGTTATGACGTCACTCAGAGGCTTTTGGACAGGAAGGAAAACCTTTTGCAAAAATGCAGTGAGATGGAAGGGAAGCTGGAAAATAGGAGGGAGGATAGCGGTTTCAAAAGCATGGTTAAAGCGAAATTGTTATATAACGCTGAATACAAACTGATGGTCTGTGTGGTTACAAAG GCCGGAGCGAGCACGTGGAGGAGGCATATGCTGACCCTCCTGGGACTCGACGAGGAGGACATGCGGCACACCAGAAAATATGCAAAATTAATCGAAGCAAA TAAGATGATAGGCAACCGCGAGATGAAAGATGTCCTGCTGAATCCTCACACGACGTGGGTTATGAATACCAGGCACCCGCTGGAGCGTCTTGTGTCCACCTACAGGGATAAATTCATGGACGGGAATGACCCAGAAGAGGAGAGGTT AATCGAGTACGTGAAATGGACGAAGAGAGATGAGGCTTTTGTCAACAACAGCATAACCTTCCCTGAGTTCCTGGACGCTGTCGTATTGGATAAC GAGTGGAACGGCAGGGCGGGCATGTACCACTACCTGCGGCCGAGTAGCACTGTCTGCAGCCCCTGCGTTCTCTCCTACGATTACATCATCCGCACTGAGACCTTTTCCGAGGACCTGAATTGCATCGCCAATAAATTACAGCTGGAAGGGATCGATCCTGCTCTGCGAGTGAATAACAAGTCGGGCGGGTCACATTCTTCGAAGTATAGGGAGTATTATAAGGGTATTCCTTCCGAGGTGCTGCGGGGAATCTATTTCATTTATGAGGAGGATTTCTTTCTCTTCGGCTTCGATTTGCCGCCTTTCTTGCTGGTGGCTTTACGGGAGTGGTGA